A region of the Phaseolus vulgaris cultivar G19833 chromosome 11, P. vulgaris v2.0, whole genome shotgun sequence genome:
AATATAAAAACATTCATAACTGGTTTAGATTTATATCCCACCtgatttttctaataaaaagtTGAGTTTCAATGTAAGATTGGTGGGCTTGTCCAAGATAGGCAATGCTAGAGACATGATAAAAACCATTCATGTGTCTTCACCTAACAACTTAACCTTTCGCTATTTTGAACACCATAAGCTAATCATGTTCTCCATgataagaaatattttgaaacatGATCTCAACAATTAGCATGTGATGTGAATGCAGCTCGTTTCCTTTTCTGACATGATGGACATTAACCCAAAAGAATTAGAGGTAGTTGTTGGCCTAAAGTAAGCTGGCCTTCTGATGTTGTGGCAGATCCAAATATGAATGAGGGGTTGAGAGTTTCGCAGAGGAAAAGGAGAAAAATGGTGATTATTGGGGGCAGTTGGTTATCATTATCACTTGTGAATCTTATGGAATGGAAGGCGTATATTTAGTAAAGTAGCAGAGGTGAAGCAGAGAAGACAATTAATTTTGTGTATGGTAAATAGAAATTTAAAGGTCAGTCTGTCTCTAAGAGGTCTACTTTCGCTGATTAACAATACCAGTGGCTTGCTTCTCTCTCCTTTTATTCTCCATTTTTGTTTCTGTTATGCAACATCTGACTTTGTATAGATCAAGCCAATTTGTGAATGAAACTACTAATACGTTCTCATAATATTCAATTTAGAGAGAAAGAAAggtaattcaaaaaattaaaagattcaAGATATCTGAACAAGATCACTGATTCAAGTTAGCAAACAAGACTCAATtatttagtataaaaaaaaaaaacaaaaactattaCATAAGAAATGAAAATTCTCACCATTGCTGAAGAGTGACACAAGGTAAGAGGCATATGCTTCTCAATTGCCTCACACCATTGCTGAATTACTGAATCACTAGCTTCAAAGTTTACAATAACATCATCTTTTCCCTCCACATCATACGATGGAGCAGATGACACTTTCTTCATCCTAATGCAATCAGATGCAAAAGGAATATCCATTAATTTATCATCTGAAAGATCTTCTGTTCCTTGAAATCCAGAGACTGCCCGAAGACTCTCATCTAGAaccttaaaatattaaaataaattctcaTTATTTCAAATAGATACAAGAAATCATGTCTCTAAAATGATATCAATTCaagtcaaaataatatttaaaataagaatgGCAAAAATTTAGATAAAGGCAACAGTTCCTCAGGTGCTTTTGCTGTTCTCCAATCAGAATTggattttcaaataattatatgATAAAGGTCTGTATTATAGGTGACCATAGGTTATCATGGCAAAACTTCAGTCCTAATTGGAGAATGGCACCAAAACACGCAAGGAATTCCATCTAAGTTTCGTCAAAATAAAACTTAGATGAAAAGTATATACAAGTAATAGTACAAGAAACACGAGATCATGCCACAAGAAAAATGTAATGGTGTTAATAGAATatcctaaataaaaaaattaaaaaaaagtatataaaagcTCACTGGAAGCAAGTTCATGCTCACAACATTAAGTGAGAAACATATCAAATTGAGAGAATTAGGATTTGAGAGAACAagaaacttattttaatttgaaatggAACAAACAACATTGGAAAGAGAAGTTGATTAATGTTCAAAGAATTGCATCTAAGTGTTgacaattaataaaaaagtcaaaaaagaaaatttgacACTTTTCTATGCAAATGAAAAGAATATAAAAGTGCTAGTACGAGACACAATTGACACCATGTCACAAGAAAAAATGTAATGGTATTAATAAAAGCACTTCTaactcaaaacaaaagaaccaaaAATAAAATCACATCAGAAGCAAGTTTATGCCCTCAACAACAAATGAGAAACACATCAAATAGGTTTTGGGTGAAAAAGacaaacttattttaatttcaaattgaacAAAAATAGTTGGAAAGAAATGTCCAATGTTCAGGGGATAGATACCATTAACACAAACTCAATTAGagtggaaagaaatagatgaaatatatttctgagattTCTTACAAATGTAATTAcaatctctatttatagactgttttacaacctaattaaagaaagaaataataggcaatgaaagccataaataatgagtgtttaaagctgtacaaatcaaataaaatcaaatcactaacaaatctgtcctaataaatataaaatggaatctgcacttaattataacataattctcctgattatgcaacactccccctcaagttggtgaatgtatatctatcattcccaacttgcaagtaagatcttcgaattgttttgtgggaagtcccttagtaaacatatctgccaattggagtcttgaagggatgtactcagtggctataagaccatcatccaacttctctttaataaagtgtcggtctatctctacgtgctttgttcgatcatgttgaatcggattgtgtgcaatactgatagtggacttattatcacatgccaaacccataggagcttcatattttatttttaggtcatcaagtatgatcttcatccataagagttcacacaccccttgagccatggctctaaattctgcctctgcacttgatcttgcaactacattttgcttcttgctcctccatgtcaccagatttccacccaagaacatgcagtagcctgtggtggatttcctatcaacaatcgatcctgcatagtcagcatcagtatatactttcatggataagttttccccctttttgaatagcaatccttttcctggagaggcttttaagtactgaataattttatctactgcctgcaagtgtctttctcttggatcatgcataaattgactaaccacactaactgcataggctatatctggcctagtgtgtgaaagataaatgagttttcccacaagtctttgatattgtgtcttctccacttttgggttttcctcatcattcccaatcctatgattttgctctattggcactccagtgggcttacaacccaacttaccaatctctttgagaagatcaaggatgtatttcctttgagaaataaagatgccctgtctcgagtaagcaacctctatcccaaggaagtacttcagcttcccaagatccttcatttcaaattgagtagctagtctctccctcaaattttgtttttcaatctcatcatcacctgtaataatcatatcatctacatagaccaaaagtagagtgagtttaccattctgagaatgttttataaacagagtatggtcaccttggctttgtcggtaccccaaagataccatagcttgagtaagccttccaaaccaagcacgaggtgattgtttaagaccatatagggccttcttaagtctgcacgccttattcccttcattaacaataccataaccaggtggaatcttcatgtatacttcttcctccaagcttccatgcaagaaggcatttttaacatcaaattgatgcatttcccaaccaaagtgtgctgccagggagagaataatcctgacggtattcatttttgccactggagcaaaagtctcctcataatTGATCTcataggtttgagtgtacccttttgcaaccaaccttgctttatatcgatccagtgtgccatcagacttatacttaactgtgtatatccacctacaaccaactgctttcttatcttttggtctctctacaatctcccaagtctcattcatttctaacgcgctcatttcttcattgatggctcgaatccagttctcatcttttaaggcttcttgtaccgatgtagggattttgatagaatcaatagctgaaagaaaactctggtgctgcatagaaagtttttctgtagacacaaattgggatataggatatttggcacaagatcttttttcttttctcaaggcaataggtaaatcatttaggttaggttcaaaagcagtatttaaggtgtcctcaagagtctcactggtatgagttcttacctccgattcagacaattgaagttgttgttcgaccaggacgggttcttgttgccttcgctgatattgttttccaaaatatttgtcttcattattcttctctggtaatgatgttggtgcagggtctttgtcatcctccctaagaacgaaatcctgcaacaaaggaaaaggtggcaactcaaggtcctcagcttcttgaatactctccccgtgaagctgagaactaggaaagaaagactctgtttcatggaaggtgacatctttggaaatataaactttacgactttgagaatgataacatttgtacccctttttgttggggtcataaccgatgaagacacatttgatggcacgaggatctaacttaccccgataaggactatgaacatggacaaaagcaggacaaccaaagacacgattttgaagactattcaacatgggaatagaaggatagaatgtggtcataacctggataggagtaacaccctctagaacccgagagggtaatctattaatcaaataagtggtagtcaggacaacttctccccagtaagatctaggaacagatgtttggaaaagtaaagctcgagtaacctcaaggagatgacgatttttcctttcagcaaccccattttgttgaggagtgtccacacaggttaattcatgaacaactccattttcctcaaggaacttggaaaggttttggttcacatattctcttccattatcagaacgcaatctcttaattggacttgcaaattgtgtttgaatcattctgtaaaactttacaaacaagtgaaaaacttcagacttatctttcatgagaaatatccaagtaacccgagtacaatcatcaataaatgaaacaaaccattttgcacccgagatattaggaataggtgaaggtccccatacatctgaatgaataagatcaaaaggtttagaacttttattaccattgggaggaaaagttgtccgatagtgtttagcaaactgacaaacatcacaatgaaataactcagcagacacttttgtaaataaaacaggaaataaggactttagggtactaaatggaggatgaccaagacgtctgtgttgaagccatatctgagaggatgaccaagattcacgaccttgctgaagattagaagtgtgtgcctgtagtctagcaccctttttactttcttcatgctgtaaataatataacccgccctgctctttagcaattccaatagtctcccccgtggcaagatcctgaaaaacacaatgggaaggaaaaaataccactgcacaatttaaatcttgggtaatcttttgaatagacaagaggttattggatagtttgggaacatgaagcacattttttaaaggaaatgaaggttgaaggtgaatgttaccacgaccattaattgggggtagtggaaccattagcaacagtaatatatggcttaccggataaagtagtgtaggatgaaaaagaagaggaatgaggtgtcatatgatcagtagcaccagagtctataatccagatattttcagtactagaagcattaaaggataaaaaactagaactcttaccactcatagTAAAGGAACAATAGCTAGATGGCTTACTAAAGGAGTCCATGAGAGTTCAAAACCAACTGAGCGACGGCAGTGGTGGTCGGTGGTGGTGGTCGGCGGTGGTCAATGGCGGTGGCAGTAACGGTCAatggtgcaaggtggtggtggtggtcaatggagaaaggataagaaaaatagaaagttgcagcaatgaaggctgtccaaaaaaaaaaaattgcagcaatgaaggctgtcaaggaaaatgattacagaaggctaaaaaaaaaaaaattgcggaAGCAAAGTCTCCTagatcaggagctctgataccaagtggaaagaaatagatgaaatatatttctaagatttcttacaaatgtgattacagtctctatttatagactgttttacaacctaattaaagaaagaaataataggcaatgaaagccagaaataatgagtgtttaaagctgtacaaatcaaatcaaatcactaacaaatctgtcataataaatataaaatggaatctgcacttaattataacataattctcctgattatgcaacaattAGCATTCACAGTTTTTCCACCTTAGCTGCCTCAACTCAACTGTGATACCGACTACGAAAATATTAGCTCAGCATGTGAAAATTGGCATACCATAGCCAAATTAGATGACATTGGTTCCAAAAATCAGCTGGACCTTACTAACTCGGTCCACATCTATTGACAGTGTTTAGGACAGGCAGGGAGTAGATTGGGCATCTTTTATTTTCGCATGTGCTACACCAAAAAGGTTATTCCTTGGTCTACTAGGTGAATTATTTTTCATCCAACACTTTATCCCTTGTTTTGTGCTTCTCCATAAGCACTTTTATAATCAAACAATGAACAATTTAATGCTGGCTAGTCCATTAGTTTCAGGTAAATCAAACAGACCAAATGAGCAATAGAACTAATATAACAGACTATAGAAAGAACATAAGGTTTGTTTGTTTAACTTTCTCCATAAGCCCTTCTACAAGaacaaaataagaagaaaaaagtgaAATATGTTTCTCAATGAACTAAGAATAGATGCATTAGTGAAAAATCTAAATTTGGATAAGTTAAACAAAAGAGCCTCTACAAGTTAGTTTATGCATAAGCTACTTGTAGCTTATAAAAATCTTCattcattttttcttcttattttcttttcacaGAAGTCTCTATGGAGAAACTTATTCAAACAAATCCAAAATCTTTATGGTAGAAAGGAGTGCAAAGACGCCAACTAACTTCAATGCATACAACACATGCATTTTCAAACTCGAATTGACTTCTGATTCTACACCAATAAATCTAACAGAAAGGGGATTAAGATCAGTTCAGGGAAAAGAAAAGTTGCTACCTTAATAGCAGCGATAGTAACTTTTTCATTAATAAATGTAGTAGGGCTACCAACATGTTCACTTGATTGCCTGGAAGGAGCTTCAACGCAAGCAGTGCTAATGAAGTGATACACAATAGCAGAAACTTGTTCCCAACAAGCAGTCACTATGTTAGGATAATTGTGGAATGCAGATTTAAGTGCCTGTAGAAAGTTAATCTGAATACATCAATAAACTGGCATAGAAGCACTCACCAACTTACTATTTAAACATCAATAGAAAAATACATGTCCATCAATAACTACtacttttaaatttgaaaacagCTTGATGTTTAAAACATCTATGAAACTTTCGATGACAAAATAAGAAAGGCAAGATACCATTAATCTTTCAGAATCAAGCTCCAAGTTAACACCAATACTACCCTTAATCTTCAATTTGCAGTAAGTCATTAAATTTCACTAATCTTtggcagaaaaaaaaaaatatacaaagctGTCAGTAACAATATTTTAATACAATCGCAAGACTTTATGTTGGAACACATGATACTATTTTATTACCTTGAGTTTTTGTTTGTACAGTTGTTGTAGTATGAGATATGTATTTCCTCGTTTCAATTTTGTacaaattttttcaaatttttttcattttattagttTCAGTTATTCCTATAGTTAGAACCAGTGTAGTTAAAAAACGGATGGCAGATTTCTTACTGGCTGCTGTTTTATCCGCATTACCTGGTGAGTTTTGCATGGCGGGCTATGGCAATAATTTTCATGTAGTAGTCATTGCAGAAATACTAGAAGATGTGAATTTACTACAAGTTTTATTAGTCAATTTATGCATGGCCCAAATGTAGTGCACCTATAGGCCACTCACCTTGTTGCAACCACTAGGAACAagaattttatataaaagaaacataatTCATGAGGCTTTACTCCGATGCTAACTAAGCAAGGTCTACGACTACAATAGAAGGTCCACTACATGATATTGGACAATTCTTGAAGAGTCATCCCCACACCTatcaaaattgaagaaaatgGTTCCTAACCTTGGCAATCTTCAAGTCCTAGAGTGTGAGTCATGTCAACAGAGGAAACATGTTAGATCTCCCTTTCCAAAAGGATCCGAAACAAAATATAACGTTATCTCTTCAATAATTCATtttgacatttggggtcctcgTCGACTCACATCTTTTAGATTTTcgtattttgtgatttttattgACAAACATTCTCAATGAACTTGGGTTTATTTAAGGAAAGATTGATCTAAATTGTTTTTTTGCTCTTTCTTTAATGAaatcaaaaatcaatttggCAAGGTTATCAAAGTTTTGAGGAATGATAATGCTAAAGAATATTTTTCTTCCAACTTTCATACTTTTTTTAAGTTCACATCGTATTTTACACAAGTCCACCAACCCTCACACACCTTAGAAAAATGGTATAATAGAAGCAAAACCCATGATATAATGCATAGTGTGTCTCAATGAGCAAGCAGACCTGATATAATGCATAGTGTCTATGTGCAAGGTTTCACATAGATCATAAAAGAGTCTCATTTGAAGCCTGCCAAGCGGATTTTTCGGTACCTTATTGGGTCTACTAATCTGTGTTATAAcggaaaaaaaaagttacaaatTAGAAGGCTTCTACGACAGG
Encoded here:
- the LOC137829461 gene encoding uncharacterized protein isoform X2, with product MVPLPPINGRGNIHLQPSFPLKNVLHVPKLSNNLLSIQKITQDLNCAVVFFPSHCVFQDLATGETIGIAKEQGGLYYLQHEESKKGARLQAHTSNLQQGRESWSSSQIWLQHRRLGHPPFSTLKSLFPVLFTKVSAELFHCDVCQFAKHYRTTFPPNGNKSSKPFDLIHSDVWGPSPIPNISGAKWFVSFIDDCTRVTWIFLMKDKSEVFHLFVKFYRMIQTQFASPIKRLRSDNGREYVNQNLSKFLEENGVVHELTCVDTPQQNGVAERKNRHLLEVTRALLFQTSVPRSYWGEVVLTTTYLINRLPSRVLEGVTPIQVMTTFYPSIPMLNSLQNRVFGCPAFVHVHSPYRGKLDPRAIKCVFIGYDPNKKGYKCYHSQSRKVYISKDVTFHETESFFPSSQLHGESIQEAEDLELPPFPLLQDFVLREDDKDPAPTSLPEKNNEDKYFGKQYQRRQQEPVLVEQQLQLSESEVLDESLRAVSGFQGTEDLSDDKLMDIPFASDCIRMKKVSSAPSYDVEGKDDVIVNFEASDSVIQQWCEAIEKHMPLTLCHSSAMVRAASITCFAGMTSSVFMCFTKEKQDFILSSLVHAAVRDNVPSVRSSACRAIGIISCFPQVCQSAEVLEKFIHAVEINTRDALISVRITASWALANICDAICHSERIPPFRQQMGSISNPQLIVLLSECALHLTKDGDKVKSNAVRALGYISRILKCSTSKFQDTRMDHHNHMNEAFLNTKNAMACQQHCLQDLNRLERIVHAFIASITTGNVKVQWNVCHALGNLFLNETLRLQDMEWSPVLFGTLLQLLRDSSNFKIRIQAAAALAVPVSVLDYGQSFSKIVQSVEHLLENMDEDQISGPSNFKYRVSLKKQLTLTMLHVLSFTSNSNDQQLKDFLVMKALILEDWFKGLCSSGEGMHDVQDKSIADRKRVMICSALQSLIELYREKQQDAIVEKFEKLKNNV